From the genome of Bacteroidales bacterium, one region includes:
- a CDS encoding glycoside hydrolase family 2 TIM barrel-domain containing protein produces MSATKISRIILIFFLALKAGSLSAQGFGQSNTIDDWKFMLGDVKYGENELLDDSKWENVQVPHDWSVKQIPSPQYASCMGFLPGGIGWYRTKITVPADKSGKRFYLYFEGVYNKSEVYLNGVWLGKHYDGYTSFMYDITPYIRAGKDNILAVRVDHSKDADSRWYTGSGIYRPVRLVEANNTHIDLWGVFYRSESVDGNSALIRVQTNFKKELPQSGAIEIIHELLNKEGRVVASASRKLTASKSGKFTQDQTLTLKNPQLWGIDNPYLYKLRTILSENGKKVDENVVNVGIRYLKFDPDKGFALNNNWMKVKGVCLHHDAGVLGTAVPKVVWKERILRLKEIGCNAIRMSHNPQSSDLYDLCDELGMLVMDEAFDEWEYPKKKWLVGWNVGEPGFQGEAEYFREHGRETVESMVLRDRNHPSVFMWSIGNEVDYPNDPYTHTILDKEGIEQYHVSGFQPGQPSAQRIGDIAAVLAAVVRSFDTSRPVTGALAGAVMSNETTYPEILDVVGYNYTEYRYKTDHAKYPKRVLYGSENRHDIQAWKSVADNDFIFGQFLWTGADYMGESGPWPSRGSSAGLLDMANNIKPIGYYRQSLWSKKPMVYMGTAKAGRRFYNGFDNTRSWNYQKGDTIRVVCFTNCEEVELTMNNNVIGKRQKRNAETGVNYWDIAYEPGMLKAVAYSGNSKLSEDMVFTAGYPAAITCTEVKEIPAGKNDVTMLTISVTDKDGNLVNLADNEITCRIKGPGKLLGIENASNWHSVNMDDHVRRCKNGQLRVYIQATADTGEITATFESPFLEKAVQVIGIGDKPKA; encoded by the coding sequence AATCCAATACAATTGATGACTGGAAGTTTATGCTGGGAGATGTTAAATATGGTGAGAATGAATTGCTTGATGATTCGAAATGGGAAAACGTGCAGGTTCCGCATGATTGGAGCGTGAAACAGATACCAAGTCCCCAGTATGCCAGCTGCATGGGATTTTTGCCGGGCGGAATCGGATGGTACCGCACGAAAATCACTGTTCCGGCTGATAAATCAGGTAAGCGTTTCTATTTATATTTTGAAGGCGTTTATAACAAGAGCGAAGTTTATCTGAACGGTGTATGGCTGGGCAAACATTATGACGGGTACACTTCGTTTATGTATGATATCACGCCGTATATCAGGGCAGGCAAGGACAATATTCTGGCTGTAAGGGTTGATCACAGCAAAGATGCGGATTCACGATGGTATACGGGCTCCGGGATTTACAGGCCGGTGAGACTTGTGGAGGCAAACAACACGCACATCGATCTTTGGGGTGTGTTTTACCGTTCGGAATCTGTTGATGGGAATTCAGCCCTGATCCGCGTACAAACCAATTTTAAAAAAGAATTGCCGCAGTCCGGCGCCATCGAGATCATTCATGAGCTGCTCAATAAAGAGGGGAGAGTGGTAGCCTCAGCAAGCAGGAAATTAACTGCATCCAAATCAGGAAAATTTACCCAGGATCAGACTCTGACATTGAAGAACCCTCAATTGTGGGGTATTGACAATCCTTACCTCTATAAACTCAGGACTATCCTTTCTGAAAATGGGAAAAAGGTTGACGAAAATGTTGTCAATGTAGGCATCCGGTATTTAAAATTTGATCCGGATAAAGGCTTTGCTCTGAATAATAATTGGATGAAGGTTAAAGGTGTCTGTCTGCACCACGATGCCGGAGTACTTGGAACCGCTGTACCCAAAGTGGTTTGGAAAGAAAGAATCCTTCGCTTGAAAGAAATCGGATGCAATGCCATCCGGATGAGTCATAATCCGCAATCTTCCGATCTGTATGATCTTTGTGATGAGCTGGGAATGCTTGTGATGGATGAGGCATTTGATGAATGGGAATATCCGAAGAAAAAATGGCTTGTAGGATGGAATGTGGGCGAACCGGGTTTCCAGGGTGAAGCAGAATATTTCAGGGAACATGGCAGGGAAACCGTTGAATCGATGGTTTTGCGCGACAGGAATCATCCGTCGGTCTTTATGTGGAGCATCGGAAATGAGGTGGATTACCCCAACGATCCCTATACTCACACGATACTCGACAAAGAGGGTATCGAACAGTATCATGTATCAGGATTCCAGCCCGGTCAGCCCAGTGCACAACGAATAGGGGACATTGCCGCTGTGCTGGCCGCTGTAGTAAGGTCATTTGATACTTCAAGGCCGGTAACCGGTGCGTTGGCAGGAGCTGTAATGTCGAATGAGACAACGTATCCGGAGATTCTTGATGTAGTTGGTTATAATTACACCGAATACCGGTATAAAACGGACCATGCGAAATATCCGAAAAGGGTATTGTATGGAAGCGAAAACAGGCACGACATCCAGGCCTGGAAAAGTGTCGCTGACAACGATTTCATATTCGGCCAGTTTTTATGGACAGGTGCCGATTATATGGGAGAATCAGGTCCCTGGCCATCAAGGGGTTCTTCTGCAGGACTGCTCGATATGGCCAACAACATTAAACCTATCGGTTATTACAGGCAATCGCTGTGGAGTAAGAAACCGATGGTTTATATGGGCACGGCAAAAGCCGGAAGGCGTTTTTACAATGGGTTTGATAATACCAGATCCTGGAATTACCAGAAAGGTGATACGATCAGGGTGGTTTGTTTCACGAACTGCGAGGAAGTTGAACTTACAATGAATAATAATGTAATCGGCAAACGACAGAAACGCAATGCTGAAACGGGAGTGAATTACTGGGATATCGCTTATGAACCGGGCATGTTAAAAGCAGTGGCATATTCAGGAAACAGCAAATTATCTGAAGATATGGTTTTTACAGCAGGATATCCTGCAGCCATTACCTGTACTGAAGTTAAGGAAATCCCGGCAGGTAAAAATGATGTAACCATGCTTACCATTTCGGTAACAGATAAGGATGGTAACCTGGTAAACCTGGCCGATAACGAAATTACATGCAGGATTAAAGGTCCGGGCAAATTACTGGGCATTGAAAACGCGTCGAACTGGCATTCTGTAAATATGGATGATCATGTCCGCCGGTGTAAAAACGGCCAGTTGCGGGTTTACATCCAGGCTACGGCTGATACAGGAGAAATTACAGCTACTTTTGAATCGCCATTTCTTGAAAAGGCAGTTCAGGTAATTGGAATTGGAGATAAACCTAAAGCGTAG